The Xanthomonas indica genome has a segment encoding these proteins:
- a CDS encoding PilZ domain-containing protein — translation MSVEARRSPRRQVPEMVPVLDLMEDAVVGRLGNVSEHGMLLLASAPLHEDALYQLRFAMPHADREVQIDVGAHLLWSEASHAPGQAWAGFRFLTIAPAHRDLLRQWINAASGG, via the coding sequence ATGAGCGTCGAGGCCCGCCGCTCGCCGCGCCGCCAGGTCCCGGAGATGGTGCCGGTGCTGGACCTGATGGAAGACGCGGTGGTCGGCCGCCTCGGCAACGTGTCCGAACACGGCATGCTGCTGCTGGCCTCGGCGCCGCTGCACGAGGACGCCCTGTACCAGCTGCGCTTCGCGATGCCACACGCCGACCGCGAGGTGCAGATCGACGTCGGCGCGCACCTGCTGTGGAGCGAAGCCTCGCACGCACCGGGCCAGGCCTGGGCCGGCTTCCGCTTCCTGACCATTGCCCCCGCGCACCGCGACCTGCTGCGGCAATGGATCAACGCCGCATCCGGCGGCTAA
- the pepQ gene encoding Xaa-Pro dipeptidase — translation MPQHDPSALYADHLRTLTRRADEALARGGFDHLVVPSGSLHYQVFDDRDYPFAVNPQFKAWLPLTRVPNSWLVYTPGRRPQVIFHQPRDYWHVVPDAPSGWWVEHCDVHLIRTPDEALALLPDAARSAILGEPQSALGGYVPNNPAQVLQYLEYHRAYKTPYELALMRQAQHSAVRGHRAAEAAFRDGRSEFEIHMAYCAAVGQDANELPYGNIVALNEHGAVLHYTELQRQAPTPLRSFLIDAGASAHGYASDITRTYAADPGSEFQALIDAVDAAQQRMGQNVRAGVDYRQLHLEAHLALMGVLKDAGVLTVSPETAVATGVSAAFFPHGLGHPIGLQVHDVAGFAASDRGGRIERPDGHPYLRMTRTLEPGMVVTIEPGLYFIDMLLDDLKQAGHGDSVDWARVEQFKPYGGIRIEDEVVCTEDAPENLTRPVFAAA, via the coding sequence ATGCCCCAGCACGACCCCAGCGCCCTGTACGCCGACCACCTGCGCACCCTGACCCGACGCGCCGACGAGGCGCTGGCGCGCGGCGGCTTCGACCACCTGGTGGTCCCCAGCGGCAGCCTGCACTACCAGGTGTTCGACGATCGCGACTATCCGTTCGCGGTGAACCCGCAGTTCAAGGCCTGGCTGCCGCTGACCCGGGTGCCCAACAGCTGGCTGGTATACACGCCCGGGCGCAGGCCGCAGGTGATCTTCCACCAGCCGCGCGACTACTGGCACGTGGTGCCGGACGCACCCAGCGGCTGGTGGGTGGAGCACTGCGACGTCCACCTGATCCGCACCCCGGACGAGGCGCTGGCGCTGCTGCCGGATGCCGCGCGCAGCGCGATCCTGGGCGAGCCGCAGAGCGCACTGGGCGGCTACGTGCCGAACAACCCGGCGCAGGTGCTGCAGTACCTGGAGTACCACCGCGCCTACAAGACGCCCTACGAGCTGGCGCTGATGCGCCAGGCGCAGCACTCGGCGGTGCGCGGCCATCGCGCCGCCGAGGCCGCGTTCCGCGACGGCCGCAGCGAATTCGAGATCCACATGGCCTACTGCGCCGCGGTCGGGCAGGACGCGAACGAACTGCCGTACGGCAACATCGTGGCGCTGAACGAACACGGCGCCGTGCTGCACTACACCGAACTGCAGCGGCAGGCGCCGACGCCGCTGCGCAGCTTCCTGATCGACGCAGGCGCCTCCGCGCACGGCTACGCCAGCGACATCACCCGCACCTATGCCGCCGATCCCGGCAGCGAGTTCCAGGCGCTGATCGACGCGGTGGACGCCGCGCAGCAGCGCATGGGCCAGAACGTGCGCGCCGGCGTCGACTACCGGCAACTGCACCTGGAGGCGCACCTGGCGCTGATGGGGGTGCTGAAGGATGCCGGCGTGCTCACCGTGTCGCCGGAAACCGCGGTGGCCACCGGCGTCAGCGCCGCGTTCTTCCCGCACGGCCTGGGCCACCCGATCGGCCTGCAGGTGCACGACGTCGCTGGCTTCGCCGCCAGCGACCGCGGCGGCCGCATCGAACGCCCCGATGGCCACCCCTACCTGCGCATGACCCGCACCCTGGAGCCGGGCATGGTGGTGACGATCGAGCCGGGCCTGTACTTCATCGACATGCTGCTCGACGACCTCAAGCAGGCCGGCCACGGCGACAGCGTCGACTGGGCGCGCGTGGAACAGTTCAAGCCCTACGGCGGCATCCGCATCGAGGACGAGGTGGTGTGCACCGAGGACGCGCCCGAGAACCTGACGCGTCCGGTATTCGCGGCGGCCTGA
- a CDS encoding aminopeptidase P N-terminal domain-containing protein: MKRLTGISSGEYARRRRQLMDMAGEQAILVLPSAPERVRSHDTHYPYRQDSDFWYLCGFPEPDAVLVLVPGRRHGEALLFCRERDPEREAWDGPRAGQEGAVERYGMDDAYPIDDLDEILPGLLEGRSRVYYHFGRDVDFDLKLIGWVKRVREQVRHGAQPPHEFLELGHLLHEQRLFKSRDEVALMQVAADLSVAGHRAAMRLARPGVHEYQLQAEIEREFRAGDAWPAYGSIVGSGHNACVLHYRANAARLRDGELVLVDAGAEYRGYAADITRTFPANGRFSAEQRALHDLVGAAHAAALAQARPGVAYEAGHLAAVQTLTEGLLRLGLLKGSLEQNLASGDYRRFYRHKTGHWLGLDVHDVGDYRLAGESRLLEPGMVFTIEPGLYVSPDDKDVDAKWRGIGIRTEDDVLITDDGHRVLTEALARSAEEIEALMAGNGE; this comes from the coding sequence ATGAAGCGGCTCACCGGGATTTCCTCCGGCGAGTACGCGCGCCGCCGTCGGCAGCTGATGGACATGGCCGGCGAGCAGGCCATCCTGGTGCTGCCCAGCGCGCCGGAGCGGGTGCGCAGCCACGACACGCACTACCCGTACCGGCAGGATTCGGACTTCTGGTACCTGTGCGGCTTCCCCGAGCCGGATGCGGTGCTGGTACTGGTGCCCGGGCGCCGCCACGGCGAAGCGCTGCTGTTTTGCCGCGAGCGCGACCCCGAGCGCGAAGCCTGGGACGGCCCGCGGGCGGGCCAGGAAGGCGCGGTCGAGCGCTACGGCATGGACGATGCCTATCCGATCGACGACCTCGACGAGATCCTGCCGGGGCTGCTGGAAGGCCGCTCGCGGGTGTACTACCACTTCGGCCGCGACGTCGATTTCGACCTGAAGCTGATCGGCTGGGTCAAGCGCGTGCGCGAGCAGGTGCGGCACGGCGCGCAGCCACCGCACGAATTTTTGGAACTGGGCCATCTGCTGCACGAGCAGCGCCTGTTCAAATCGCGCGACGAAGTCGCGCTGATGCAGGTGGCGGCCGACCTGAGCGTGGCCGGGCACCGCGCGGCGATGCGGCTGGCGCGCCCGGGCGTGCACGAATACCAACTGCAGGCCGAGATCGAGCGCGAATTCCGCGCCGGCGATGCCTGGCCGGCCTACGGCAGCATCGTCGGCAGCGGCCACAACGCCTGCGTGCTGCACTACCGCGCTAACGCCGCGCGCCTACGCGACGGCGAGCTGGTGCTGGTCGATGCCGGTGCCGAGTACCGCGGCTATGCCGCCGACATCACCCGCACGTTTCCGGCCAACGGCCGCTTCAGCGCCGAACAGCGCGCGCTGCACGACCTGGTCGGCGCTGCCCACGCCGCCGCGCTGGCGCAGGCGCGGCCGGGCGTGGCCTACGAGGCCGGGCACCTGGCCGCGGTGCAGACCCTGACCGAAGGTCTGCTGCGGCTGGGCCTGCTCAAGGGCAGCCTGGAGCAGAACCTGGCCAGCGGCGACTACCGGCGCTTCTACCGGCACAAGACCGGGCACTGGCTGGGCCTGGACGTGCACGACGTCGGCGACTACCGGCTGGCCGGCGAATCGCGCCTGCTCGAGCCGGGCATGGTGTTCACCATCGAACCCGGCCTGTACGTGTCGCCGGACGACAAGGACGTGGATGCGAAGTGGCGCGGCATCGGCATCCGCACCGAGGACGACGTGCTGATCACCGACGACGGCCACCGCGTGCTCACCGAGGCCCTGGCGCGCAGCGCCGAGGAGATCGAGGCCTTGATGGCTGGGAATGGGGAATAG
- a CDS encoding YecA family protein — protein sequence MTELPTADQIADASRTLGLAASAAELHGALCGWLAGGGAELPAWPAAVLADASIAAPRSGDALDRLREATTAQLNDRDFGFDLVLADAGAPLPERADALFDWCRGFLGGFGLAAGAAPPLSEEGQEALQDLARLAQASADDFDSGDEDEDALAEIEEFVRVAALLLHSDCVLGPRHRQRLN from the coding sequence ATGACCGAACTTCCCACTGCCGACCAGATCGCCGATGCCAGCCGGACGCTTGGCCTGGCTGCGTCGGCGGCCGAACTGCACGGCGCCCTGTGCGGCTGGCTGGCCGGCGGCGGCGCCGAACTGCCGGCGTGGCCGGCTGCCGTGCTGGCCGATGCCAGCATCGCCGCGCCGCGCAGCGGCGACGCGCTGGATCGCCTGCGCGAGGCCACGACTGCGCAACTGAACGACCGCGATTTCGGTTTCGACCTGGTGCTGGCCGATGCCGGCGCGCCGCTGCCCGAGCGCGCCGACGCGCTGTTCGACTGGTGCCGCGGCTTCCTCGGCGGCTTCGGCCTGGCCGCAGGGGCGGCACCGCCGCTGTCCGAGGAGGGCCAGGAAGCGCTGCAGGACCTCGCACGGCTGGCCCAGGCCAGTGCCGACGACTTCGACAGCGGCGACGAGGACGAGGACGCGCTGGCCGAGATCGAGGAGTTCGTGCGCGTGGCGGCGCTGTTGCTGCACAGCGACTGCGTGCTCGGCCCGCGCCACCGGCAGCGCCTGAACTGA
- a CDS encoding GGDEF and EAL domain-containing protein, with amino-acid sequence MFGETLLAAWPLVALAALAACGMAALFALRSRRRLREQLHRHAQLQQRDQHLKLALWASGEHFWDYDLQQRTLRLMRADEATPHAQDIGLVIRENEPLRIHPDDMEQARQVLQEHLQGLTAIYTAEYRVDLAGDGVWHWARVRGRVVDYDASGAPRRLAGTARDITSHRQADLERRIAAEVLRSMGEAVAVLDEERRFISVNPAFTRITGYSEREVLGQPMTLIDHTPETPAAPVAEHGRHWRGEAWKRRKDGQEILCHLRRNTVVDADGRQSFQVVVLEDITDQKRAEQELRYLANYDTLTSLPNRALLSERLARAIVRARRQAGSVAVLFLDLDRFKDINDSLGHAVGDRVLRAVAERLQQAVGPQHTVARLAGDEFTVVVEDIVSQGEAEAVAARVLAAFEAPLRLDERREVAVSSSIGISLFPQHALLPSELLKHADTAMYQAKAAGRRNVQVYSARMDEATRHRATLASTLRKIPLDQELKLVYQPRYSLRTQRVVGVEALLRWHSADFGPVSPSQFIPLAEETGLILEIGEWVLRQACGALRDWRRMGLTDLCMSVNVSAIQLERGNLPELMAEILAETGVPAANIELELTESVVMSQVGKNAELLRACRALGLTLAIDDFGTGYSSLAYLKRLPINTLKIDQEFIGDLTRDPDDEAITSTIIAMGHSLALKVVAEGVEDAGQLAFLRAHGCDEIQGHLVAPALEPDACLRLLQQPLRLPA; translated from the coding sequence TTGTTCGGCGAGACCTTGCTGGCCGCATGGCCGCTGGTGGCGCTCGCCGCGCTGGCGGCCTGCGGGATGGCCGCGCTGTTCGCACTGCGCTCGCGCCGGCGCCTGCGCGAGCAGTTGCACCGGCACGCACAGCTGCAGCAACGCGACCAGCACCTGAAACTGGCGCTGTGGGCCTCGGGCGAGCACTTCTGGGATTACGACCTGCAACAGCGCACGCTGCGGCTGATGCGCGCCGACGAGGCCACGCCGCACGCGCAGGACATCGGCCTGGTGATCCGCGAGAACGAGCCGCTGCGGATCCATCCCGACGACATGGAACAGGCGCGGCAGGTGCTGCAGGAACACCTGCAGGGCCTCACCGCGATCTACACCGCCGAGTATCGGGTGGACCTGGCCGGGGATGGGGTCTGGCACTGGGCGCGGGTGCGCGGCCGCGTGGTCGACTACGACGCCAGCGGCGCACCGCGTCGGCTCGCCGGCACCGCACGCGACATCACCTCGCACCGCCAGGCCGACCTGGAGCGGCGCATCGCCGCCGAAGTGCTGCGCAGCATGGGCGAAGCAGTCGCCGTGCTCGACGAGGAGCGCCGCTTCATCTCGGTCAACCCAGCCTTCACCCGCATCACCGGCTACAGCGAACGCGAGGTGCTGGGCCAGCCAATGACGCTGATCGACCACACGCCGGAAACGCCGGCCGCGCCAGTGGCCGAGCATGGCCGGCACTGGCGCGGCGAGGCCTGGAAGCGGCGCAAGGACGGCCAGGAGATCCTCTGCCACCTGCGCCGCAACACCGTGGTCGACGCCGACGGCCGCCAGAGCTTCCAGGTGGTGGTGCTGGAGGACATCACCGACCAGAAGCGCGCCGAGCAGGAACTGCGCTACCTGGCCAACTACGACACGCTGACCAGCCTTCCCAACCGTGCGCTGCTGTCCGAGCGCCTGGCGCGGGCGATCGTGCGTGCGCGACGCCAGGCCGGCTCGGTCGCGGTGCTGTTCCTGGACCTGGACCGCTTCAAGGACATCAACGATTCGCTCGGCCACGCGGTCGGCGACCGCGTGCTGCGCGCCGTGGCCGAACGCCTGCAGCAGGCGGTGGGGCCGCAGCACACGGTGGCGCGCCTGGCCGGCGACGAATTCACCGTGGTGGTCGAGGACATCGTCAGCCAGGGCGAGGCCGAGGCGGTGGCCGCCCGCGTGCTGGCCGCCTTCGAGGCGCCGCTGCGGCTGGACGAACGCCGCGAGGTCGCGGTCTCCAGCTCCATCGGCATCTCCCTGTTCCCGCAGCACGCGCTGCTGCCCAGCGAACTGCTCAAGCACGCCGACACCGCGATGTACCAGGCCAAGGCCGCCGGGCGCCGCAACGTGCAGGTGTACTCGGCGCGCATGGACGAGGCCACCCGCCATCGCGCCACCCTGGCCAGCACGCTGCGCAAGATCCCGCTGGACCAGGAACTGAAGCTGGTCTACCAGCCGCGCTACTCGCTGCGCACGCAGCGGGTGGTCGGCGTGGAAGCGCTGCTGCGCTGGCACAGCGCCGATTTCGGACCGGTCTCGCCGAGCCAGTTCATCCCGCTGGCCGAGGAGACCGGGCTGATCCTGGAGATCGGCGAATGGGTGCTGCGCCAGGCCTGCGGCGCGCTGCGCGACTGGCGGCGGATGGGGCTGACCGACCTGTGCATGTCGGTGAACGTGTCGGCGATCCAGCTCGAGCGCGGCAACCTGCCGGAGCTGATGGCCGAGATCCTCGCCGAGACCGGCGTGCCGGCCGCCAACATCGAACTGGAACTGACCGAGAGCGTGGTGATGTCGCAGGTCGGCAAGAACGCCGAATTGCTGCGCGCCTGCCGCGCGTTGGGGCTGACCCTGGCCATCGACGATTTCGGCACCGGCTATTCGTCGCTGGCCTACCTGAAGCGCCTGCCGATCAACACCCTGAAGATCGACCAGGAGTTCATCGGCGATCTCACCCGCGACCCGGACGACGAGGCGATCACCAGCACCATCATCGCGATGGGCCACTCGCTGGCGCTGAAGGTGGTGGCCGAAGGGGTCGAAGACGCCGGCCAGCTGGCGTTCCTGCGCGCGCACGGCTGCGACGAGATCCAGGGCCACCTGGTGGCGCCGGCGCTGGAGCCGGACGCCTGCCTGCGCCTGTTGCAGCAACCGCTGCGGCTGCCTGCCTGA
- a CDS encoding TIGR02449 family protein yields the protein MDSPDALAELRALAARVETLVERCQRLSDENRSLRQQQEHLIGERSQLLTKNEQARSRVEAMIARLKSLEQHT from the coding sequence ATGGACAGCCCTGACGCCCTCGCCGAGCTTCGCGCCCTTGCCGCACGCGTGGAAACGCTGGTCGAGCGCTGCCAGCGCCTGTCCGACGAGAACCGCAGTTTGCGCCAGCAGCAGGAACACCTGATCGGCGAGCGCTCGCAGTTGCTGACCAAGAACGAACAGGCGCGTTCGCGCGTGGAAGCGATGATCGCCCGATTGAAGTCCCTGGAGCAGCACACGTGA
- a CDS encoding cell division protein ZapA produces the protein MSEPVSVRILDREYTVGVEAEERDGLLAAARLLDAKMREVRGSNRMAAVDRVAVLAALNLAHELQQLRDEHAQRDREMARTLADLNRRLDSVVDTTR, from the coding sequence GTGAGCGAGCCGGTCAGCGTCCGCATCCTCGACCGCGAGTACACCGTCGGCGTCGAGGCCGAGGAGCGCGACGGCCTGCTCGCCGCCGCGCGCCTGCTCGACGCGAAGATGCGCGAGGTGCGCGGCAGCAACCGCATGGCCGCGGTGGATCGCGTCGCCGTTCTCGCGGCGCTGAATCTGGCGCACGAGCTGCAGCAACTGCGCGACGAGCACGCGCAGCGCGACCGCGAGATGGCGCGCACACTCGCCGATCTCAATCGGCGCCTGGACAGCGTGGTCGATACGACGCGCTGA
- a CDS encoding thioesterase family protein, with amino-acid sequence MPTLAQILDRFDPAAGFDVPASWRQGRTAFGGLSAALALQAALRTAPSALPPLKSAHIGFIGPADGTLRFDTQVLRQGKSATSVAVDCLADGQVALRAALLFAQPRPSRIAHDFLPARPAVVGPEAATPIADSAATPAFVANFDMRLAGGALPLSAAADPELLVWARHRDADGVDPSVALVALGDCLPPAAMTCFSAPAPVSSMTWTLDFPQPASASDWFLLRSASLHAEDGYSLQDMQIWDTAGRLVLWGRQTVALYA; translated from the coding sequence TTGCCGACGCTCGCCCAGATCCTCGACCGCTTCGACCCCGCAGCGGGATTCGATGTCCCCGCCAGCTGGCGACAAGGCCGCACCGCCTTCGGCGGACTGTCCGCGGCGCTGGCGCTGCAGGCGGCGCTGCGCACGGCGCCGTCCGCGTTGCCGCCACTGAAGTCGGCGCATATCGGGTTCATCGGCCCGGCCGACGGCACCCTGCGCTTCGATACGCAGGTGTTGCGCCAGGGCAAGTCCGCCACCTCGGTCGCGGTCGATTGCCTGGCCGACGGACAGGTCGCCCTGCGTGCCGCATTGCTGTTCGCGCAGCCGCGCCCCAGCCGCATCGCCCACGACTTCCTGCCGGCACGGCCGGCGGTGGTCGGCCCCGAGGCGGCGACGCCGATCGCCGACAGCGCCGCGACGCCGGCCTTCGTCGCCAACTTCGACATGCGCCTGGCCGGCGGCGCGCTGCCGCTGTCCGCCGCGGCCGACCCGGAGTTGCTGGTCTGGGCGCGCCATCGCGACGCCGACGGCGTGGACCCGAGCGTGGCCCTGGTCGCGCTGGGCGACTGCCTGCCGCCGGCCGCGATGACCTGCTTCAGCGCACCGGCGCCGGTCAGCTCGATGACCTGGACCCTGGACTTCCCGCAGCCGGCCAGCGCCAGCGACTGGTTCCTGCTGCGCTCGGCCAGCCTGCATGCCGAGGACGGCTACTCGCTGCAGGACATGCAGATCTGGGACACGGCCGGGCGGCTGGTGCTGTGGGGCCGGCAGACGGTGGCGCTCTACGCGTGA
- a CDS encoding 5-formyltetrahydrofolate cyclo-ligase translates to MTADDRDSLRQDLRARRRALTAPVRLAAADALAQRLLDLPFAPQHGHVGGYWAMDGEIALHRWQLSLPDAVQYCLPVLSGDTLRFAPWRPGQPLRANRYGIPEPDVDPATTLGPAQMALVVAPLVGFDTAGGRLGMGGGWYDRSFAFRQRQAPPPWLVGAAFDAQQVAALPLAAWDVALDAVCTESLTLSTAHDFPA, encoded by the coding sequence ATGACTGCCGACGACCGCGATTCCCTGCGCCAGGACCTGCGTGCGCGCCGCCGCGCGCTCACCGCGCCCGTGCGCCTGGCCGCCGCCGATGCGCTGGCGCAGCGGTTGCTGGACTTGCCGTTCGCGCCGCAGCACGGCCATGTCGGCGGCTACTGGGCCATGGACGGCGAGATCGCGCTGCACCGCTGGCAACTGTCGCTGCCGGACGCGGTGCAGTACTGCCTGCCGGTACTCAGCGGCGACACCCTGCGCTTCGCGCCGTGGCGTCCCGGGCAGCCGCTGCGCGCCAACCGCTACGGCATCCCCGAGCCCGACGTCGACCCGGCCACGACCCTGGGCCCGGCGCAGATGGCGCTGGTGGTGGCGCCGCTGGTCGGCTTCGACACCGCCGGCGGCCGCCTGGGCATGGGGGGCGGCTGGTATGATCGCAGCTTCGCTTTCCGCCAGCGGCAGGCCCCGCCGCCCTGGCTGGTCGGGGCCGCCTTCGACGCGCAACAGGTCGCGGCCTTGCCGCTCGCCGCCTGGGACGTGGCGCTGGACGCGGTCTGCACCGAATCCCTCACCCTGTCGACCGCGCACGATTTCCCCGCATGA
- a CDS encoding EVE domain-containing protein, whose product MTARTRYWLMKSEPDAFSIDDLQRVGTEPWNGVRNYQARNFMRDGMKVGDGILFYHSNCKVPGIVGVARVASQAYPDATQFDPSSDYHDPKATPEQPRWYLVDVAFERKLARTIALDEIKQHADALGEGFPLVARGNRLSVFPVSAAQWKLLLSLE is encoded by the coding sequence ATGACCGCACGCACCCGCTATTGGCTGATGAAGTCCGAACCGGACGCCTTCTCGATCGACGACCTGCAGCGGGTCGGCACCGAACCGTGGAACGGCGTGCGCAACTACCAGGCGCGCAACTTCATGCGCGACGGCATGAAGGTCGGCGACGGCATCCTGTTCTACCACTCCAACTGCAAGGTGCCGGGCATCGTCGGCGTGGCGCGCGTGGCCAGCCAGGCCTACCCCGACGCCACCCAGTTCGATCCGTCCTCCGACTACCACGACCCCAAGGCCACCCCGGAGCAGCCGCGCTGGTACCTGGTGGACGTGGCGTTCGAGCGCAAGCTGGCGCGCACCATCGCGCTGGACGAGATCAAGCAGCACGCCGACGCGCTGGGCGAGGGCTTCCCCCTGGTCGCCCGCGGCAACCGCCTGTCGGTGTTCCCGGTCAGCGCCGCGCAGTGGAAGCTGCTGCTTTCGCTCGAATAG
- the rpiA gene encoding ribose-5-phosphate isomerase RpiA, producing MSDAKRLAAEKAIDYVQDGMIVGVGTGSTVAYFIDALGRIGHRIKGAVSSSEQSTARLRQHGIEVLELNHTGNLSLYVDGADECDPNKCLIKGGGAALTREKIIAEASERFICIVDPSKQVQTLGAFPLPIEVIPMARSLVAREILERTGGQPVWRDGVITDNGNVVLDVHHLSITDPVALERELNQIPGVVCVGLFARRPADVVIVGGEPPRVL from the coding sequence ATGTCAGACGCCAAACGCCTTGCCGCCGAGAAAGCCATCGACTACGTCCAGGACGGCATGATCGTCGGCGTCGGCACCGGCTCCACCGTCGCCTATTTCATCGACGCGCTCGGCCGCATCGGCCACCGCATCAAGGGCGCGGTGTCCAGTTCCGAGCAGAGCACCGCGCGCCTGCGCCAGCACGGCATCGAGGTGCTGGAGCTGAACCACACCGGCAACCTGTCGCTGTACGTGGACGGCGCCGACGAGTGCGATCCGAACAAGTGCCTGATCAAGGGCGGCGGCGCCGCGCTGACCCGCGAGAAGATCATCGCCGAGGCCAGCGAGCGCTTCATCTGCATCGTCGACCCGAGCAAGCAGGTGCAGACCCTGGGCGCGTTCCCGCTGCCGATCGAGGTGATCCCGATGGCGCGCAGCCTGGTCGCCCGCGAGATCCTGGAGCGCACCGGCGGCCAGCCGGTGTGGCGCGACGGCGTCATCACCGACAACGGCAACGTGGTACTGGACGTGCATCACCTGTCGATCACCGACCCGGTGGCGCTGGAGCGCGAACTGAACCAGATCCCCGGCGTGGTCTGCGTCGGCCTGTTCGCACGCCGCCCGGCCGACGTGGTGATCGTCGGTGGCGAGCCGCCGCGCGTCCTGTAG
- a CDS encoding DUF192 domain-containing protein, whose product MSLFRALGVLLLLALSGCASAGDHWVELGGHRYEVELAQNDATRARGLMFRDQMDADHGMLFIHDREEPQAYWMKNTKIPLDILYFDNQRKLVAQQRDVPPCSAGDACPPYPSNAPARYVLELNAGQAEQLKLQDGTELRFGPGIPQGH is encoded by the coding sequence ATGTCCCTCTTCCGCGCGCTCGGCGTCCTTCTTCTGCTCGCTCTCAGTGGCTGCGCCAGCGCCGGCGACCATTGGGTGGAACTGGGCGGACACCGCTACGAAGTGGAACTGGCGCAGAACGATGCGACGCGCGCGCGCGGACTGATGTTCCGCGACCAGATGGACGCCGACCACGGCATGCTGTTCATCCACGACCGCGAGGAACCGCAGGCCTACTGGATGAAGAACACCAAGATCCCGCTGGACATCCTGTACTTCGACAACCAGCGCAAGCTGGTGGCGCAACAGCGCGACGTGCCGCCGTGCTCGGCCGGCGACGCCTGCCCGCCCTACCCGAGCAACGCGCCGGCGCGCTACGTGCTCGAACTCAACGCCGGCCAGGCCGAGCAATTGAAGCTGCAGGACGGCACCGAACTGCGCTTCGGCCCGGGAATTCCACAGGGCCACTGA
- a CDS encoding SirB1 family protein, translated as MAAPLTLPSWNTLAALDDDALPLLATALLIARDEYPELDAAHYDTLAQSHADHLRHEVATIEQWPLKMAAINRHLFEELGYTGNHDEYYDPRNSYMNQVFERRLGNPISLALVQMEVARRLDIPLDGVSFPGHFLVRLPVDDGLLVMDPFNGGRPLAVEELRERARPHMGGESPDDRALLQILDPAPHRAILTRVLRNLHGVYAERDEWDRAARSADRVLKLMPDQPEALRDRGMAYLQMDYVPGARRDLGRYLQLNPEAADALPIRERLVELSARAQRMH; from the coding sequence ATGGCCGCCCCATTGACATTGCCGAGCTGGAATACCCTGGCCGCTCTGGATGACGATGCCCTGCCGCTGCTGGCGACCGCACTGCTGATCGCCCGCGACGAGTATCCGGAGCTGGATGCCGCCCATTACGACACCCTGGCGCAGAGCCACGCCGACCACCTGCGGCACGAGGTGGCGACGATCGAGCAGTGGCCGCTGAAGATGGCGGCGATCAATCGCCACCTGTTCGAAGAGCTGGGCTATACCGGCAACCACGACGAGTATTACGACCCGCGCAACAGCTACATGAACCAGGTGTTCGAGCGGCGCCTGGGCAACCCGATCTCGCTGGCGCTGGTGCAGATGGAAGTGGCGCGGCGCCTGGACATCCCGCTCGACGGCGTGTCCTTCCCGGGGCATTTCCTGGTGCGCCTGCCGGTGGACGACGGCCTGCTGGTGATGGACCCGTTCAACGGCGGGCGCCCGCTGGCGGTGGAGGAACTGCGCGAGCGCGCGCGGCCGCACATGGGCGGCGAAAGCCCCGACGACCGCGCCCTGCTGCAGATCCTGGACCCGGCACCGCACCGCGCGATCCTGACCCGGGTGCTGCGCAACCTGCACGGCGTCTATGCCGAACGCGACGAGTGGGACCGCGCCGCGCGCAGCGCAGACCGCGTGCTCAAGCTGATGCCGGACCAGCCCGAAGCCCTGCGCGACCGCGGCATGGCCTACCTGCAGATGGACTACGTGCCCGGCGCGCGCCGCGACCTGGGCCGCTACCTGCAACTGAACCCCGAGGCCGCCGACGCGCTGCCGATCCGCGAGCGCCTGGTGGAACTGAGCGCGCGTGCGCAGCGGATGCATTGA
- a CDS encoding rubredoxin, with product MSDATATTYRTWMCVVCGFIYNEADGLPEEGIAPGTRWEDVPDTWTCPDCGVTKDDFEMVEME from the coding sequence ATGAGCGACGCCACCGCCACCACCTATCGCACCTGGATGTGCGTCGTCTGCGGGTTCATCTACAACGAGGCCGACGGCCTGCCGGAAGAAGGCATCGCCCCCGGCACCCGCTGGGAAGACGTGCCCGACACTTGGACCTGCCCGGACTGCGGCGTGACCAAGGACGATTTCGAGATGGTGGAGATGGAGTGA